A portion of the Juglans microcarpa x Juglans regia isolate MS1-56 chromosome 1D, Jm3101_v1.0, whole genome shotgun sequence genome contains these proteins:
- the LOC121252288 gene encoding LOW QUALITY PROTEIN: probable receptor-like protein kinase At2g23200 (The sequence of the model RefSeq protein was modified relative to this genomic sequence to represent the inferred CDS: deleted 2 bases in 2 codons), with translation MEKLRFHQLHTPLFALLFYLLHFSSLQFLSMADYSLPDKYFINCGSATNVYTGQRNFVGDLNSGDSTSNSISFTDQNRVAINSDQSSTASPLYQTARVFLHNSSYEFDIDTNGTYFVRLHFFAFSSPSTPTDLSTALFDVWTSGFSLLLNFTAKTSSDSPIIKEFLLSILNPGKFKVYFVPRGSSFAFINAMEVFLAPDDLINDTARHVTAAGSTNDYKGVLSKALHTIYRINVGGPNVTPESDTLLRNWVPDSDYIYNPDKAKVVAQSSSPSYNPGFASRYTAPDPVYQTAQTMDTNSTRQADFFNITWGFNVRRNARHLVRVHFCDIVGITQFVLSFNLYIYSKFSRKVDSNDFGGTSVPFFLDFVVDSDNSGTMNISIGPRIYSSETNAYLNGLEIMEILDTSGSVPAVSEHKNKHVFLVVVSVLGGLVLIGILAVGFFLVFKRRKQMPGKNSDWSPIPVFGVGSTHSRATEGSINGSPLPNFNLALKVPLTEILDATNNFDTRLLIGKGGFGNVYKGTLRHGQKIAVKRSEPGSNQGFPEFQTEIMVLSKIRHRHLVSLIGYCEERSEMILVYEFMEKGTLKDHIYASNLPRLSWKQRLEICIGAARGLQYLHKGSAGGIIHRDVKSTNILLDEHYVAKVADFGLSKTGPLDETHVSTIVKGTFGYLDPEYIRSQQLTEKSDVYAFGVVLLEVLCARPAINAMLSGKQVNLAEWAMLCKKEGTLEEIVDPSLKGQIDPNSQRRFIETAEKCLQELGADRPTMDDVVWDLEYALQLQQTAMRREPHEDSSVLSGLALPNVQRLPSFSITMDESDMPVMMDDGSYVEACDVFSQMKIDDAR, from the exons ATGGAAAAGCTTAGGTTCCACCAACTCCATACGCCTCTGTTTGCCCTTCTTTTTTATCTCCTCCACTTCTCATCCCTCCAGTTTCTGTCCATGGCAGATTACTCTCTCCCAGATAAGTATTTCATCAATTGCGGCTCTGCTACCAACGTCTACACCGGCCAACGGAATTTCGTCGGGGATTTGAATTCCGGTGACTCGACTTCCAATTCCATTTCCTTTACAGATCAGAACAGAGTCGCGATTAACAGCGACCAGTCTTCAACTGCATCACCTCTGTATCAGACAGCAAGAGTTTTTTTGCACAACTCTTCGTATGAGTTCGATATCGACACTAATGGTACTTATTTTGTTCGCCTCCATTTCTTTGCTTTCTCCTCCCCAAGTACTCCAACTGATCTCTCCACAGCGCTTTTTGACGTCTGGACTTCCGGGTTCTCACTGTTGCTTAATTTCACTGCCAAAACCAGTAGCGACTCTCCTATAATAAAGGAATTCTTACTTAGCATACTCAATCCTGGCAAATTTAAAGTGTATTTTGTTCCTCGGGGATCATCGTTTGCATTTATAAATGCCATGGAAGTCTTCCTTGCCCCTGACGATCTGATCAATGATACAGCCCGACATGTTACTGCTGCAGGAAGCACCAATGATTACAAGGGTGTGCTGTCTAAGGCTTTACACACCATTTACAGGATAAATGTTGGAGGCCCTAATGTCACACCGGAAAGCGACACGCTATTGAGAAACTGGGTTCCGGACAGCGACTACATCTATAATCCAGACAAGGCAAAGGTTGTAGCCCAATCCAGTAGCCCTAGTTACAACCCGGGTTTTGCCAGTCGGTATACTGCCCCTGATCCTGTCTACCAGACTGCGCAAACGATGGATACCAATTCTACCAGGCAAGCTGATTTTTTCAACATAACCTGGGGTTTTAATGTGCGTAGGAATGCTAGACACCTCGTTCGTGTTCACTTCTGTGACATTGTCGGTATAACTCAGTTTGTTCTTTCCTtcaatctttatatttatagtaaatTCAGTCGGAAGGTCGATTCAAACGACTTTGGCGGCACGAGTGTCCCTTTTTTCCTCGACTTTGTGGTTGATTCTGATAATTCGGGAACGATGAATATCAGTATAGGCCCTAGGATTTATTCTTCTGAAACAAATGCCTATCTGAACGGGCTAGAAATAATGGAGATACTGGATACGTCGGGTTCAGTTCCTGCAGTGAGTGAGCACAAGAACAAacatgtttttcttgtagttgtTTCGGTGCTTGGAGGGTTGGTTCTAATCGGCATTTTGGCGGTTGGcttctttttggttttcaaaCGCAGGAAGCAAATGCCAGGGAAAAACTCGGACTGGTCACCAATACCTGTATTTGGAGTTGGGAGTACGCACAGCAGGGCGACTGAGGGAAGCATAAATGGCTCCCCTCTGCCTAATTTTAATCTCGCATTGAAGGTACCTCTTACTGAAATCCTAGATGCGACAAACAACTTCGACACGAGGCTGCTGATTGGTAAGGGCGGCTTTGGGAATGTCTATAAGGGAACTCTCAGACATGGCCAA AAAATTGCTGTGAAACGGAGTGAGCCAGGGTCAAACCAAGGCTTCCCAGAATTCCAAACGGAAATCATGGTTCTTTCCAAAATTCGCCACCGCCATCTTGTTTCCTTGATTGGGTATTGTGAGGAGAGATCTGAGATGATACTTGTCTATGAGTTCATGGAAAAGGGGACTTTAAAGGATCATATATATGCTTCGAATTTGCCTCGTTTGTCTTGGAAGCAAAGGCTTGAGATATGCATTGGTGCAGCAAGGGGTCTTCAATACCTCCACAAAGGTTCAGCTGGGGGAATAATACACCGTGATGTCAAGTCCACTAATATCTTGCTTGATGAACATTATGTTGCTAAAGTTGCGGACTTTGGCCTTTCGAAAACAGGTCCTCTTGATGAGACCCATGTCAGTACAATTGTCAAAGGCACGTTTGGTTATCTCGATCCTGAGTATATTAGGTCCCAACAGTTGACGGAAAAATCTGATGTGTATGCATTTGGAGTGGTTCTTCTCGAGGTGCTATGTGCACGGCCAGCAATTAATGCCATGCTTTCCGGGAAGCAAGTGAATTTGGCTGAATGGGCAATGCTCTGCAAGAAGGAAGGGACGCTTGAAGAGATTGTTGATCCTTCACTCAAGGGTCAGATTGATCCAAACTCCCAAAGAAGATTTATTGAGACGGCAGAGAAATGTTTACAAGAATTAGGCGCTGATCGCCCCACCATGGATGATGTGGTCTGGGACTTGGAATATGCATTACAGCTTCAGCAAACTGCAATGCGGAGAGAACCACATGAGGACAGCTCAGTCTTATCAGGATTGGCATTGCCCAATGTACAGCGGTTGCCTTCATTTAGCATTACGATGGATGAAAGCGATATGCCTGTTATGATGGATGATGGCTCCTACGTTGAAGCATGTGATGTT TTTTCCCAGATGAAAATCGATGACGCCAGATAA
- the LOC121252279 gene encoding LOW QUALITY PROTEIN: probable receptor-like protein kinase At2g23200 (The sequence of the model RefSeq protein was modified relative to this genomic sequence to represent the inferred CDS: inserted 1 base in 1 codon) yields the protein MEKLRFHQVYTPLFALLLFLHQFSSLQFLSMADYSLPDKYFINCGSATNVYSGQRNFVGDLNSGDSTSNSISFTDQNRVAINSDQSSTASPLYQTARVFLHNSSYEFDIDTNGTYFVRLHFFAFSSPSTPTDLSTALFDVWTSGFSLLLNFTAKTSSDSPIIKEFLLSILNPGKFKVYFVPRGSSFAFINAMEVFHAPDDLINDTAQHVTAAGSTNDYKGVLSKALHTIYRINVGGPKLTPENDTLLRNWVPDRDYIYNPDKAKEVFQSSSPSYNPESASPYTAPDLVYQTAQTMDINSSRQADFFNITWGFNVRRNATHLVRVHFCDIVGKAAANLRFNLYIYSRFSRIINSYDSVGLLNIPFYDKFVVDSDDSGTMNINIGPRDDSPEINAYLNGLEIMEILETSGSVPTVRERKNKHVFLVVGSVLGGLILICILAVGFFLVFKCWKQMPVENSDWTPIPIFGVGSTHSKVTEGSINGSPLPNFNLALKVPLAEIVSATNNFDTRLQIGKGGFGNVYKGTLRNGQKIAVKRSEPGSNQGFPEFQTEIMVLSKIRHRHLVSLIGYCEERSEMILVYEFMEKGTLKDHIYASDLPLLSWKQRLEICIGAARGLQYLHKGSAGGIIHRDVKSTNILLDEHYVAKVADFGLSKTGPLDETHVSTIVKGTFGYLDPEYIRSQQLTEKSDVYAFGVVLLEVLCARPAINAMLSGKQVNLAEWAMLCKKEGTLEEIVDPSLKGQIDPNSQRRFIETAEKCLQELGADRPTMDDVVWDLEYALLLQQTAMRREPHEDSAVDGISGLALPNVQRLPSFSITMDGSDMXVMMDDGSYVKACDVFSHTKIDDAR from the exons ATGGAAAAGCTTAGGTTCCACCAAGTCTATACGCCTCTGTttgctcttcttctttttctccaccAGTTCTCATCCCTCCAGTTTCTGTCCATGGCAGATTACTCTCTCCCAGATAAGTATTTCATCAATTGCGGCTCTGCTACCAACGTCTACAGCGGCCAACGGAATTTCGTCGGGGATTTGAATTCCGGTGACTCGACTTCCAATTCCATTTCCTTTACAGATCAGAACAGAGTCGCGATTAACAGCGACCAGTCTTCAACTGCATCACCTCTGTATCAGACAGCAAGAGTTTTTTTGCACAACTCTTCGTATGAGTTCGATATCGACACTAATGGTACTTATTTTGTTCGCCTCCATTTCTTTGCTTTCTCCTCCCCAAGTACTCCAACTGATCTCTCCACAGCGCTTTTTGACGTCTGGACTTCCGGGTTCTCACTGTTGCTTAATTTCACTGCCAAAACCAGTAGCGACTCTCCTATAATAAAGGAATTCTTACTTAGCATACTCAATCCTGGCAAATTTAAAGTGTATTTTGTTCCTCGGGGATCATCGTTTGCATTTATAAATGCCATGGAAGTCTTCCATGCCCCTGACGATCTGATCAATGATACAGCCCAACATGTTACCGCTGCCGGAAGCACCAATGATTACAAGGGTGTGCTGTCTAAGGCTTTACACACCATTTACAGGATAAATGTTGGAGGCCCTAAACTCACACCGGAAAACGACACGCTATTGAGAAACTGGGTTCCGGACAGAGACTACATCTATAATCCAGACAAGGCAAAGGAAGTATTCCAATCCAGTAGCCCTAGTTACAACCCGGAATCTGCCAGTCCGTATACTGCCCCTGATCTTGTCTACCAGACTGCACAAACGATGGATATCAATTCTAGCAGGCAAGCTGATTTTTTCAACATAACCTGGGGTTTTAATGTGCGTAGGAATGCTACACACCTCGTTCGTGTTCACTTCTGTGacattgttgggaaagcagcTGCTAATCTGAGATtcaatctttatatttatagtagGTTCAGTCGGATAATCAATTCCTACGATTCTGTTGGCCTGTTAAATATTCCATTCTATGACAAATTTGTGGTTGATTCTGATGATTCGGGAACTATGAATATCAATATAGGCCCTAGGGATGATTCTCCTGAAATAAATGCCTATCTGAATGGGCTAGAAATAATGGAGATACTGGAGACGTCGGGTTCAGTTCCTACAGTGCGTGAACGCAAGAACAAacatgtttttcttgtagttggTTCGGTGCTTGGAGGGTTGATTCTAATCTGCATTTTGGCAGTTGGattctttttggttttcaaaTGCTGGAAGCAAATGCCAGTGGAAAACTCGGACTGGACACCAATACCTATATTTGGAGTTGGGAGTACGCACAGCAAGGTGACTGAGGGAAGCATAAATGGCTCCCCTCTGCCTAATTTTAATCTCGCATTGAAGGTACCTCTTGCTGAAATCGTATCTGCGACAAACAACTTTGACACGAGGTTGCAGATTGGTAAGGGTGGCTTTGGGAATGTCTATAAGGGAACTCTCAGAAATGGCCAAAAAATTGCTGTGAAGCGGAGTGAGCCAGGGTCAAACCAAGGCTTCCCAGAATTCCAAACGGAAATCATGGTTCTTTCCAAAATTCGCCACCGCCATCTTGTTTCCTTGATTGGGTATTGTGAGGAGAGATCGGAGATGATACTTGTGTATGAGTTCATGGAAAAGGGGACTTTAAAGGATCATATATATGCTTCAGATTTGCCTCTTTTGTCTTGGAAGCAAAGGCTTGAGATATGCATTGGTGCAGCAAGGGGTCTTCAATACCTCCACAAAGGTTCAGCTGGGGGAATAATACACCGTGACGTCAAGTCCACTAATATCTTGCTTGATGAACATTATGTTGCTAAAGTTGCGGACTTTGGCCTTTCGAAAACAGGTCCTCTTGATGAAACCCATGTCAGCACAATTGTCAAAGGCACGTTTGGTTATCTCGATCCTGAGTATATTAGGTCCCAACAGTTGACGGAAAAATCTGATGTGTATGCATTTGGAGTGGTTCTTCTCGAGGTGCTATGTGCACGGCCAGCAATTAATGCCATGCTTTCCGGGAAGCAAGTAAATTTGGCTGAATGGGCAATGCTCTGCAAGAAGGAAGGGACGCTTGAAGAGATTGTTGATCCTTCACTCAAGGGTCAGATTGATCCAAACTCCCAAAGAAGATTTATTGAGACGGCAGAGAAATGTTTACAAGAATTAGGTGCTGATCGCCCCACCATGGATGATGTGGTCTGGGACTTGGAATATGCATTACTGCTTCAGCAAACTGCAATGCGGAGAGAACCACATGAGGACAGCGCAGTCGATGGTATTTCAGGATTGGCATTGCCTAACGTACAGCGGTTGCCTTCATTTAGCATTACGATGGATGGAAGTGATA CTGTTATGATGGATGATGGCTCCTACGTTAAAGCATGTGATGTTTTTTCGCATACGAAAATCGATGACGCCAGATAA